The DNA segment TGTTAAAACGTGCTAAATAAATATCATACCCTTCGTTTGTTTCTTGTGATAATTCTAATCCATCCCAATTTAGTATACCAAAGCCTCCAGTTACGGCGACTTCATTGCCTTGTACGGTAATACTATATGCAGATGTTGAGCTATTTATAGTCGAGCCATTAGTGGCCCATATAACCTCACCTTCGGCATTTAATTTAATAATGTATGGAAATCCTCCGTTTGTTGGAGATGTAAAGGTTGTTTCTCCTAAAGTATTTCCGTCAAAGGTACTTCCAGATAAGTACAGCATATTATCACTATCTATAAACATATCCAAGATATCTGCCGAACCTTGTTCTATAGTAGAAACTATTTTCCATAAAAAGTTACCATCTTCATTAAAAGCTGCCAAAAAAGAGTTGTTACTTATTGTCTCACCATTAATATCCATATCTACTATATCTGTATTTATTTTATTACATGAGATATAGAAATTGTTATTATTATGATCTAAAACCAGTTGCATATTTGGAATTGAATTCATAGAAGAATTTTCTATAGGTTGCATTTCTGATTCGGATGCTGTTATAAAATTACCATCTGCGTCATATTTAAAAATAAAAAGATTATTCCCCTCTAATGTATTTACAAAAGCTCCATCAGCATAAGTACCTGGTGGTATAAAACAAAGCCAATAGCTATTGCCAGCATCATCTACTTGAAAATCTAGAGATTTGCTGTTTATTAAAGCATCTGTATAACTTATGTCTTCAGGTTGTGGCATTTCCATCCATAATAATTCTCCTTCAGAGCTGTATTTTACAATAAAAAGGTTTTGCTTGTTTAGGTTAACTGAAGAAGAAGAAGTAGGAAGGATAATGTCATACCCTGTTTCTCCTCCAAAATAAGCCTCTCCATTTCTTTTAATTTTTCCTACTGCATAAATATTACCTTGAGCATCAGTTTGTATACGTTGTATTTCATCAGTTCCAGGTCCGCCTATAACCCGTGACCATCGGTACTCGCCACTACAACTAAAGCTTGATATCATATAGTCAATACCGTTAAAACCTTCTTTATTCACACCAGCTACCTGCAAACCATTTACTCCCACATTAGAAAGGCTGTATACATTACCATCATTATCTGTAGTTATGCATTTAACGGTTTCATCGTTAGCAGTATCTGAATCAAAACTTCCTCCGCTAACACCCCATTGCCAAGACTGGGCATTACTTATAGTGGTTATAAGGCATAAACTAAAAGCTAGTTTTATAAAGTATTTTTTTTTCATAGTTAAAAAAAGTTAATAAGCCGGGATGCAATGCATCCCGGCTGTTATTAATAGTTTTCGGAAATTACTTATTTTACTATAAGTGCCTGTTGGCTAAGTACTGTTCCGTTAAGTTTCATTACTACAATGTATTGACCTGCAGAGAAACGTGCAAGATTAGAACTCCATGTTCCTTTTGCATCTTTAGGATTATGGCTTTCCATGAGTACACCCATTAGGCTATACACTTCTAAGCGTCGGCTATCGCCGTCAACACTATTACCAAAATCATATTGCAGTTGTACATTATCTTGTGCAGGGTTTGGAGATAATAAAAGGCTTATACCTTGTTTTTCATTATCATCTGCCGTTGCCATACGTTTTTCATCACCTCTACACTCTGGTAGTTCAAATTTAAGTACTGTTAAACATGGTTTGCCCTCTATTGTACCTTCAAAAGCAATAACTACAGTACCACCTGTATACCCATTAATTGGTATCATGTCTACAGCATATATCGCATTACCAGGATTAACAGTTATACTTGTTGGTTGGAATACTCCAAAACCGTTTAGCTCTGTAAGGGTTAGTTGTACAGGAATACCTTGAGGATTGTATATATCAAAATATATCCTATAAGAACAGAAACCTTCTTTATTACTTACCTTAACCTCTTTTACCTTAGCTTCAATCTCACACTTAGGACATTCGGTAAGATCTATATTTACTTCATCACTAACACGCTTACAATATCCATTATCTAACATAAGCTGATAAACTCCATTGCCTAATGGCGCTAAATCTAGAGGAGTAACAGATGAGTAAGTACCAGAGTCTTTTACATCACCATTTTGCAACCATTCCCAATATGGGAAAGTCATAACAGAACTTGGACCTGTTAAAGAGCTTAAACTAAGTAATTCTTTACATATAGTATAACACCCTGTTGGTACTGTCCATAAGTGTATTGAAGGATCTTTTGGAAGTACTATTGTTCTTGTTGTAGAACATCCAGAAGTGTTTGTATACCTTACTTGTATAGCACCTCCTTGATTTACATCGATTACTGGTCCTGTTTGACCATTACTCCAAGTGAATGTACCAGTACCTGGTGCACTTGCTTCAAGTGTAAAGGTATATGTCTCACAATCTACATTTATTATATTTATTTGAGGTACTGCTGGTAGTGGGTTTACTATTACAATATGGCTATCCGTATTTGTACAAAAACCACCATTACCATCTGGTATACTTACAGTTACTTCATACTCATAAGTGCCTACTGTATTTAGCGTTTGGCTTATACTGTTTTGCCCATTAAACTGAGTAAGTGGGTTGCCATCTAATGTCCATGCATAATCAACATCATTAGATCCTGAGGCTGTAGTAAGTGTAAAATTCTTACCTACACAAACTTCATCTTGCCCACCAATATTAGCAGTAGGAGGTATGATGAATGTTACTGTAACTTTATCACCACTTTCATTAAAGTCTTTGGTACAACCATTAGCGCTTTCTACACTTATCCAGTATGTACCAGATGTTGTAACATCAAATGTATTATTAGGGTGTGTAGTAGTGCCAATTTCGGTACTACCATTCATCCAGTGATACGTTTGAGGCGTAAGTCCTAGATTAGTATACCCTAATGTAATTGATGAACCGTCGCATGCTGTTTCAGCACTAGCAGTTAATTCACCATCTAAAGTATTGGTAGTTACAGTTACATTTTCATTATAAACTGCGCTACAACCATATTGATTAGTAACCGTTAGTGTAACATTATAAGATGAAGGGGTTTCATAAACTTTTTCAGGTTCTTCTTGACGGTTTGAAGAGCTATCTCCAAACTCCCAAAGATAGCTAAGTCCTGGTTGTGTATCATCTGGTTCAAAAACAAAAACAGCATCTTGGCATCGTGGACCATTATGTGTAAATGTAGCTACTGGTAGTGTAGGTAGATCTATTGTTAATGGCGACACGCTACATGGTGTACTATTAGGTCCATCTATAGTTAAACCAAGTGTATGAACACCAGGGGAAAGATAAACCGTTTTTGATGTAAGTAGACCTTGAGAATAATTAGTACCATCAGCACTAAAAATGTGACTTGTTATATTATGATTAGGGTAGTGGTTAGAGTTGTCTAATAACGTTACTTCATAATTGTTATTAGGTCCACATGTAATAGTATATTTAAGATCTGGCATATAAGAAACTATAACCGATGTACTCCTAGTTACAACACAATTACCATAAGTAACTTTGTAGAAAATGGTATAACTTCCAGATTCTGCAAAAGTAAACTGACCAGTATTATTTGTTGTACTTTGTGATACTGGTGGTGTATTGGTTACCCATTGTATACCACTTGGACTTCCCGTATATGTTGCATTTACTGTAATAGTACCGCAATTATTTACAGCCGAAGTTATTGTTACAGTTTCACCTGTTGTACATGGAGGTGGATCGGTACAGTTACCGTTAAACGCTACTGTATTAGTTGTTGTGGTACATCCGTTAGTTCCTTCAACTACAGCATAGTAAGATCCGTAAGTAGTTGCTGTATAGCTTGATGCTGTAGGTCCTGAAAGAACAGGAGTCATACTA comes from the Flavobacterium arcticum genome and includes:
- a CDS encoding PKD domain-containing protein; translation: MKKKYFIKLAFSLCLITTISNAQSWQWGVSGGSFDSDTANDETVKCITTDNDGNVYSLSNVGVNGLQVAGVNKEGFNGIDYMISSFSCSGEYRWSRVIGGPGTDEIQRIQTDAQGNIYAVGKIKRNGEAYFGGETGYDIILPTSSSSVNLNKQNLFIVKYSSEGELLWMEMPQPEDISYTDALINSKSLDFQVDDAGNSYWLCFIPPGTYADGAFVNTLEGNNLFIFKYDADGNFITASESEMQPIENSSMNSIPNMQLVLDHNNNNFYISCNKINTDIVDMDINGETISNNSFLAAFNEDGNFLWKIVSTIEQGSADILDMFIDSDNMLYLSGSTFDGNTLGETTFTSPTNGGFPYIIKLNAEGEVIWATNGSTINSSTSAYSITVQGNEVAVTGGFGILNWDGLELSQETNEGYDIYLARFNKQDGSIIGLTDIEGNSGYWDYGNAITADIYGSYYVGGRFDNLLYIGDTTLADGAQGRDFFIAKYGTENCDCSIPQPSFGVVPDEQNGSNFSFNYTGTTPYNTILWSFGDGQTSDVESPEYSYSTLGTYNVCVTVTNDCGDEEYCTEVEATTLGTAVFKNTLATVYPNPVDEVLNVRTEKALSYKVYSILGSEIAMGNLDAGSTILYFDSLESGVYFLHLSDKNNTSEVIKLFKK
- a CDS encoding PKD domain-containing protein — its product is MKQKDAPTQKRQALLYLCALVFGLLTFTGKTYAQAISITWNSETGCLVYDDKREKYTEEIEDGPCVRVCEQSTVTYSLTGNSANWVSSDWNAAGGTIVSSSLTQCVVNWGNAGWGSVSVEVTKNDETVYEEEICVEVIISPTALFGLMPDISADTVEVCLKETHQFINLSETNGGTGLISYYWDFGDNTTSSEFEPAHQYSNPGVYHVTLTVTNACNCTDTYEMKLKVKEGGFEIACASVVCDGEQATYSIPQEVLEACGGHNNWSVIGGTIASQQPYGNSIEVNWDNVGPDGFGYVTYDASHCDLECVGIVTIQIPVIQSQGTIEGENVICVNEQNIYKLPQWPSTVFDWTLNSNGTGATLVESQNANEVIIQTYNNSGHITLNATYHNTLLNCSGVATLYINIRPKAIIDGDFNLCNFSTGNYQIQGGYSGNWELSGPNGETAGSGNTFSYNFTEAGNYTLTVTGNSFCKSGVVTIVVRDQEDAPTAIIGPDESCPDVPVTYSVVNNITGTQIGWEVVGGTIDGNNYGNDVSITFTGAGPYIVKAWRENVTEPNCVSDTITKTVTLPVLNMAVTGDQIVCSSTYGDYQIDYNDGETYSWSITPATAGSVSSGNGTTNIEVLWNEFTGTNPVFVVASVTKCGIVQPDVVLPVQIITSPTVSLGNIPNQICQGTPLTLNLTSTPALTSGTITWDFGDGTTIITDDSMPNWLTATHTYAGGGSQINYDIQVTVAGANGCVNDAIANDQIEVLPSPVASISPAGVYAICPSMSPQVLTVNIQGGLSGVTNIEWFKTTSMTPVLSGPTASSYTATTYGSYYAVVEGTNGCTTTTNTVAFNGNCTDPPPCTTGETVTITSAVNNCGTITVNATYTGSPSGIQWVTNTPPVSQSTTNNTGQFTFAESGSYTIFYKVTYGNCVVTRSTSVIVSYMPDLKYTITCGPNNNYEVTLLDNSNHYPNHNITSHIFSADGTNYSQGLLTSKTVYLSPGVHTLGLTIDGPNSTPCSVSPLTIDLPTLPVATFTHNGPRCQDAVFVFEPDDTQPGLSYLWEFGDSSSNRQEEPEKVYETPSSYNVTLTVTNQYGCSAVYNENVTVTTNTLDGELTASAETACDGSSITLGYTNLGLTPQTYHWMNGSTEIGTTTHPNNTFDVTTSGTYWISVESANGCTKDFNESGDKVTVTFIIPPTANIGGQDEVCVGKNFTLTTASGSNDVDYAWTLDGNPLTQFNGQNSISQTLNTVGTYEYEVTVSIPDGNGGFCTNTDSHIVIVNPLPAVPQINIINVDCETYTFTLEASAPGTGTFTWSNGQTGPVIDVNQGGAIQVRYTNTSGCSTTRTIVLPKDPSIHLWTVPTGCYTICKELLSLSSLTGPSSVMTFPYWEWLQNGDVKDSGTYSSVTPLDLAPLGNGVYQLMLDNGYCKRVSDEVNIDLTECPKCEIEAKVKEVKVSNKEGFCSYRIYFDIYNPQGIPVQLTLTELNGFGVFQPTSITVNPGNAIYAVDMIPINGYTGGTVVIAFEGTIEGKPCLTVLKFELPECRGDEKRMATADDNEKQGISLLLSPNPAQDNVQLQYDFGNSVDGDSRRLEVYSLMGVLMESHNPKDAKGTWSSNLARFSAGQYIVVMKLNGTVLSQQALIVK